The following proteins are encoded in a genomic region of Synechococcus sp. CBW1002:
- a CDS encoding GDP-mannose 4,6-dehydratase, which yields MKALVFGCTGQDGSLLCRSLLRQGATVVGVSRSSNPNLATHQQLGITGDLELTTADLCDFREILELMTRHQPEEIYNLAAQSSVGLSFRQPVDTFNSIINGTINLLEVARFADFNGRLYFAGSSEIFGNTPRPADVRSPRQPLSPYAIAKDASFNTVQVYRQAYGLGCVTGVLFNHESPYRSSTFVTRKIVDGALRCRHDSRFRLQLGDLSVARDWGWAEEYIDAMQLILRADCLEDQVICTGRMETLEYFVARVFRELDLDWHDHVDLVESLRRPSEILSSVGDPAPMLERHGWRARLDVDGVIAALISHACP from the coding sequence GTGAAGGCACTGGTGTTTGGCTGCACTGGCCAGGATGGCTCACTGTTGTGTCGCTCGCTGCTGCGCCAAGGGGCAACAGTGGTGGGTGTGTCCCGCTCCAGCAATCCCAACCTGGCAACCCATCAGCAGCTTGGCATCACAGGAGATCTGGAGCTGACCACAGCAGATCTCTGCGATTTCCGCGAGATTCTAGAACTGATGACCCGCCATCAGCCAGAGGAAATCTATAACTTGGCAGCCCAGTCGTCGGTTGGACTTTCCTTTCGTCAACCGGTGGACACCTTTAACAGTATCATCAATGGCACGATCAACCTACTGGAGGTTGCACGCTTCGCCGACTTCAATGGACGACTCTATTTTGCCGGCAGTAGTGAGATTTTCGGAAATACGCCGCGACCCGCCGATGTGCGGAGTCCGCGCCAGCCTCTGAGCCCTTATGCCATCGCAAAAGATGCCAGCTTCAATACGGTGCAAGTCTATCGACAAGCCTATGGTCTCGGCTGCGTGACCGGCGTCCTGTTCAACCACGAATCACCCTACCGCTCCTCCACATTCGTAACCCGAAAGATCGTTGACGGGGCATTACGCTGCCGACACGATTCCCGATTTCGCCTACAGCTAGGAGATCTGTCTGTAGCGCGAGACTGGGGCTGGGCCGAAGAATATATCGACGCCATGCAGCTGATCCTTCGCGCCGACTGCCTGGAGGACCAGGTGATCTGTACTGGAAGAATGGAAACTCTGGAATATTTTGTCGCCCGCGTATTCCGGGAGCTTGACCTCGACTGGCACGATCATGTCGACCTTGTGGAGAGCCTGCGGCGTCCCTCGGAAATCCTCAGCAGTGTCGGAGATCCCGCGCCGATGCTGGAACGCCATGGCTGGCGGGCACGGCTTGATGTGGATGGTGTGATCGCAGCCCTGATCAGCCACGCCTGCCCCTGA
- a CDS encoding sugar transferase, which yields MLRWPWLRLRLVILRLMITALATMLVVALMDWLFNLPVGLYLSHRSTQTFLLGSLTVWALLVRLGLRWLGRHSPQRDWGLMATPHEAPAILREWQRTPFAVTPRVLTPAGHAFPPGGVVLGSDLRLAPDQEHQLQVLGDNGVPITTVIELAERELERLPPALLPADWLSQADIPWSDTFSVQRQLKRVADVVVAVLLLVVCLPVMLLAALLIWLEDRGSVFYVQERSGWMGHTFRLLKLRTMTRADPNAPASWTLPGDCRITRVGQLLRRVRLDELPQLINVLKGDMSLIGPRPERPEFEAELEIHIPHYRKRHWMRPGLSGWAQVCAPYAASLEEAELKLSYDLYYLHNWSTALDLLILIKTIKIILKAGGR from the coding sequence GTGCTTCGCTGGCCCTGGTTGCGCCTGCGTCTGGTGATCCTGCGCCTGATGATCACAGCCCTGGCAACCATGCTGGTTGTGGCCCTGATGGATTGGCTCTTCAACCTGCCTGTGGGGCTTTACCTGAGCCACCGAAGCACACAGACGTTCCTGCTCGGTTCCCTCACCGTCTGGGCGCTGCTGGTGAGACTGGGCCTCCGCTGGCTGGGCCGCCACTCACCCCAGCGAGACTGGGGCCTGATGGCGACTCCTCACGAAGCCCCGGCAATCCTGCGGGAGTGGCAACGCACACCCTTTGCGGTCACCCCTCGGGTGCTCACCCCTGCGGGCCATGCCTTCCCCCCGGGCGGTGTGGTCCTTGGCAGCGATCTGCGCTTGGCCCCCGACCAGGAACACCAGCTTCAGGTTCTGGGCGACAACGGTGTCCCGATCACAACAGTGATCGAGCTGGCGGAGCGGGAACTGGAGCGACTGCCCCCCGCCCTTCTGCCTGCCGACTGGTTATCCCAGGCTGACATTCCCTGGTCTGACACCTTCAGTGTGCAACGCCAGCTCAAACGTGTTGCCGATGTGGTGGTAGCGGTCCTTCTGCTGGTGGTCTGCCTGCCTGTGATGTTGTTGGCAGCTCTCCTGATCTGGCTTGAGGATCGAGGGTCAGTGTTCTATGTCCAGGAGCGCAGCGGCTGGATGGGCCATACCTTCCGACTGCTCAAGCTGCGCACCATGACCCGCGCCGATCCGAATGCGCCTGCCAGCTGGACCTTGCCTGGTGACTGTCGCATTACGCGGGTGGGTCAGTTACTGCGGCGGGTGCGACTCGATGAACTGCCCCAGTTGATCAACGTGCTCAAGGGCGATATGAGCCTGATCGGCCCAAGACCAGAGCGCCCGGAGTTCGAAGCTGAGCTGGAAATTCATATTCCCCACTATCGCAAGCGCCATTGGATGCGACCAGGCCTGAGCGGCTGGGCTCAGGTATGTGCGCCCTATGCCGCAAGCCTGGAGGAAGCCGAACTCAAGCTCAGTTATGACCTTTACTATCTACATAACTGGAGCACAGCTTTAGACCTGCTGATTCTGATTAAGACGATCAAGATCATTCTCAAGGCAGGGGGCCGCTGA
- the ribH gene encoding 6,7-dimethyl-8-ribityllumazine synthase, which yields MAIFEGRFTDVASLRIAVVVARFNDLVTGKLLSGCLDCLSRHGIDVGESSAQLDVAWVPGSFEIPLVAQRLAGSGRYQVVVTLGAVIRGDTPHFDVVVAEVSKGVASVARDTGVPVIFGVLTTDTLQQALERAGIKSNLGWSYGLQALEMGSLMGALADP from the coding sequence TTGGCCATTTTTGAAGGTCGCTTCACCGACGTTGCCAGCCTCCGCATCGCTGTTGTGGTGGCGCGGTTCAACGATCTGGTGACCGGTAAGTTGCTCAGCGGCTGCCTGGATTGCCTCTCACGCCACGGCATCGATGTGGGCGAGTCGAGCGCCCAGCTTGACGTGGCCTGGGTCCCCGGCAGTTTTGAGATTCCCCTGGTCGCCCAGCGGCTTGCCGGCAGTGGTCGCTATCAGGTGGTGGTCACCCTCGGGGCGGTGATCCGCGGCGACACCCCCCACTTCGATGTGGTGGTGGCCGAAGTGAGCAAGGGCGTGGCCAGCGTCGCCCGTGACACCGGAGTGCCGGTGATCTTCGGGGTACTCACCACCGACACCCTGCAGCAGGCCCTGGAGCGGGCGGGCATCAAGAGCAACCTGGGCTGGAGCTACGGCCTGCAGGCCCTGGAGATGGGCAGCCTCATGGGGGCATTGGCAGACCCCTGA
- the psbZ gene encoding photosystem II reaction center protein PsbZ, translating into MQILNTLTVLALVVMSFALVVAVPVLYASSDDSGRSNRIILLGGAAWVALVLLNWGMSYFVV; encoded by the coding sequence ATGCAGATCCTCAACACCCTCACCGTTCTGGCCCTGGTGGTGATGTCGTTCGCGCTGGTGGTGGCGGTGCCCGTGCTCTACGCCAGCAGCGACGACAGCGGCCGCTCCAATCGCATCATCCTGCTGGGCGGCGCCGCCTGGGTGGCCCTGGTGCTGCTCAACTGGGGCATGAGCTATTTCGTGGTCTGA
- the mutS gene encoding DNA mismatch repair protein MutS, translating to MAAGAEQQLSLVDDLGLQGDLFAAAPAALPSSDQAPVEANRSGDEAPLDDAQLEADATARPRRRRPARAAGGLDLATGDGNGNGGELSGLDTEPIGSTSAATPDGSCAAAAAPADAEDLPDHDLPRWHHHSLVDPAQLTPVLRHYVELKAAHPERVLLYRLGDFFECFFEDAITLSRLLELTLTGKEAGKAIGRVPMAGLPHHAAERHCSELVRRGLSVALCDQLETTPAKGALLKREITRVLTPGTVLDEGMLSARRNNWLAAVVREGNHWGLAVADVSTGEFRLTERQGTDLLHQELLQQDAAEVLWSGEPEPAWCPDGLLLTSQPRTPFAAPEARARLLARFRLASLDGLGLAEAPLALRAAGGLLAYLEGTETGRLVPLDMPRLWHAGDQLVLDAQTRRNLELTRTQLGGSLQGSLLWALDRSMTAMGGRCLRRWIEAPLVDRAAISARQDGVGELVASRSLRLSVRRLLRPMGDLERLAGRAGAGTASARDLVALADGLERLPLLAGLLAQASSPPLTALQRTWPELVELAAVLRHTLVDDPPLSLSDGGLIHDSVDARLDGLRNQLDDQDTWLEQQEALERRASGNPNLRLQYHRTFGYFLSVSRAKAASVPTHWIRRQTLANEERFVTPELKGREGRILQLRTRAAQREYELFCALREQVGERAAVIREAARRVAELDVIASLAEVAATGGYCRPEIVEGRELWIDAGRHPVVEQLLVEEPFTANSLRLGSAPHAATVPDLLVLTGPNASGKSCYLRQSGLLQLMAQIGSWIPARSARLGIADRIFTRVGAVDDLASGQSTFMVEMAETANILHHATSHSLVLLDEIGRGTATFDGLSIAWAVAEHLAERIGARTIFATHYHELNELADLLPNVANAQVLVQETGDDLVFLHQVVTGGASRSYGIEAARLAGVPPVVVQRARQVLDRIEANSHVAVGLEPEA from the coding sequence GTGGCCGCGGGAGCCGAGCAGCAGCTGTCGCTGGTGGACGATCTGGGGCTGCAGGGAGACCTGTTCGCCGCAGCTCCGGCCGCGCTGCCCAGCTCGGATCAGGCCCCAGTCGAGGCAAATCGCAGCGGTGATGAGGCGCCCCTGGACGACGCCCAGCTGGAGGCCGATGCCACGGCCCGGCCCCGCCGACGCCGGCCAGCCAGAGCGGCTGGCGGCCTGGACCTCGCGACCGGTGACGGCAACGGCAACGGAGGCGAGCTCAGTGGTCTGGACACGGAGCCCATTGGCTCCACCAGCGCAGCAACCCCTGACGGATCCTGTGCCGCAGCCGCTGCTCCGGCCGACGCTGAAGACCTGCCTGATCACGACCTGCCCCGCTGGCATCACCACAGCCTGGTGGATCCGGCCCAGCTGACGCCGGTGCTGCGCCACTACGTCGAACTCAAGGCGGCCCATCCCGAGCGGGTGCTGCTCTACCGCCTGGGTGATTTCTTCGAGTGTTTCTTCGAAGACGCGATCACCCTCTCGCGCCTGCTGGAGCTCACCCTCACCGGCAAGGAGGCCGGCAAGGCGATCGGGCGCGTCCCGATGGCGGGCCTGCCCCACCATGCGGCTGAGCGCCACTGCAGCGAACTGGTGCGCCGCGGCCTCAGCGTCGCCCTCTGCGATCAGCTGGAGACCACCCCAGCCAAGGGGGCCCTGCTCAAGCGGGAGATCACCCGCGTGCTCACACCGGGCACGGTGCTGGACGAGGGCATGCTCAGCGCCCGCCGCAACAACTGGCTGGCGGCCGTGGTGCGGGAGGGCAACCACTGGGGACTGGCCGTAGCCGATGTGAGCACCGGCGAATTCCGGCTCACCGAGCGGCAGGGCACGGATCTGCTGCACCAGGAGCTGCTGCAGCAGGACGCCGCCGAAGTGCTCTGGAGCGGAGAGCCCGAACCGGCCTGGTGCCCTGACGGCTTGCTGCTCACCAGCCAGCCCCGCACGCCGTTCGCGGCACCGGAGGCGCGGGCAAGGCTGCTGGCCCGCTTCCGCCTGGCCAGCCTCGATGGCCTGGGGCTGGCGGAGGCCCCCCTGGCCCTGCGCGCCGCCGGCGGACTGCTCGCCTATCTGGAGGGCACCGAGACCGGCCGGCTGGTGCCCCTGGACATGCCTCGGCTCTGGCATGCCGGCGACCAGCTGGTGCTCGACGCCCAGACCCGCCGCAACCTGGAGCTGACCCGCACCCAGCTGGGGGGCAGCCTGCAGGGCTCCCTGCTCTGGGCCCTGGATCGCTCCATGACCGCCATGGGGGGGCGCTGTCTGCGCCGCTGGATCGAGGCTCCCCTGGTGGATCGGGCCGCGATCAGCGCCCGTCAGGACGGCGTGGGCGAACTGGTGGCCAGCCGTTCGCTGCGCCTGAGTGTGCGGCGCCTGCTGCGGCCCATGGGTGATCTGGAGCGGCTGGCGGGCCGGGCCGGCGCCGGCACCGCCTCGGCCCGGGATCTGGTGGCCCTGGCCGACGGCCTGGAGCGGCTGCCCCTGCTGGCCGGTCTGCTCGCCCAGGCCAGCAGCCCCCCCCTGACGGCGCTGCAGCGCACCTGGCCGGAGCTGGTGGAGCTGGCCGCGGTGCTGCGCCACACCCTGGTGGACGATCCACCGCTGAGCCTCAGCGACGGCGGCCTGATCCACGACAGCGTCGATGCCCGCCTCGATGGCCTGCGCAACCAGCTCGACGACCAGGACACCTGGCTGGAACAGCAGGAAGCCCTGGAGCGCCGCGCCAGCGGCAACCCCAACCTGCGCCTGCAGTACCACCGCACCTTCGGCTACTTCCTCTCGGTCAGCCGCGCCAAGGCCGCCTCGGTGCCAACGCACTGGATCCGCCGCCAGACCCTGGCCAACGAAGAACGCTTCGTGACCCCCGAGCTCAAGGGCCGCGAAGGCCGCATCCTGCAGCTGCGGACCCGGGCCGCCCAGCGGGAGTACGAGCTGTTCTGCGCCCTGCGCGAGCAGGTGGGGGAGCGGGCCGCCGTGATCCGGGAGGCGGCGCGGCGGGTGGCCGAGCTCGATGTGATCGCCTCTCTGGCGGAGGTGGCGGCCACCGGTGGCTACTGCCGCCCTGAGATCGTCGAAGGGCGCGAGCTCTGGATCGACGCGGGTCGCCATCCGGTGGTGGAGCAGCTGCTGGTGGAGGAGCCCTTCACGGCCAACAGCCTGAGGCTGGGGTCTGCGCCGCACGCCGCCACCGTTCCGGATCTGCTGGTGCTCACCGGTCCGAATGCCAGCGGCAAGAGCTGCTATCTGCGCCAGAGCGGGTTGCTGCAGCTGATGGCCCAGATCGGCAGCTGGATTCCGGCCCGCAGTGCCCGCCTCGGCATTGCCGATCGGATCTTCACCCGCGTCGGCGCCGTCGACGACCTGGCCAGCGGCCAGTCCACCTTCATGGTGGAGATGGCCGAAACCGCCAACATCCTCCACCACGCCACCAGCCATTCCCTGGTGCTGCTCGATGAGATCGGCCGGGGCACCGCCACCTTCGATGGACTTTCGATCGCCTGGGCCGTGGCCGAGCACCTGGCCGAACGGATCGGTGCCCGCACGATCTTCGCCACCCATTACCACGAGCTCAATGAGCTGGCCGATCTGCTGCCCAACGTGGCCAATGCCCAGGTGCTGGTGCAGGAAACCGGCGACGACCTGGTGTTCCTGCATCAGGTGGTGACGGGCGGCGCCAGCCGCAGCTACGGCATCGAGGCGGCCCGCCTGGCCGGGGTGCCGCCGGTGGTGGTGCAGCGGGCCCGCCAGGTGCTCGATCGGATCGAGGCCAACAGCCACGTGGCGGTGGGGCTGGAGCCAGAGGCCTGA
- a CDS encoding precorrin-8X methylmutase has product MRRGRMERQGLENDRGNEREAEGSPGAAAGFDHPIFTESLRRIHAWLGETGFRGVEQEVLERLVHSSGDPALAPLLRFSTGACEAGLAALSAGTAILTDTAMAAAAVTPMARRTFANPVHSVLAWAPAVAPAGSTRAAAGMARALAEHPGAVVLIGSAPTALECLIDLTCPSPAHDPMAPGQVAPAPMAPGCVAPALVIGMPVGFVGVLESKRRLARSGLAQIRLEGSRGGAGLVGAAANALLRHVWLAANA; this is encoded by the coding sequence GTGCGGCGCGGCCGGATGGAGCGGCAGGGGCTGGAGAACGACAGGGGAAACGAAAGGGAAGCGGAGGGCAGCCCTGGCGCGGCGGCCGGTTTCGACCATCCGATCTTCACCGAAAGCCTGCGCCGCATCCACGCCTGGTTGGGGGAGACGGGTTTCCGCGGCGTGGAGCAGGAGGTGCTCGAACGGCTGGTGCACAGCAGCGGCGATCCGGCGCTGGCGCCCCTGCTGCGCTTCAGCACGGGGGCCTGCGAAGCGGGCCTGGCGGCCCTGTCGGCCGGAACGGCGATCCTCACGGATACGGCCATGGCCGCGGCGGCGGTGACGCCGATGGCGCGGCGCACCTTCGCCAACCCGGTCCATAGCGTGCTGGCCTGGGCTCCGGCGGTGGCGCCGGCCGGCAGTACCCGTGCGGCGGCGGGCATGGCGCGGGCCCTGGCGGAGCATCCCGGTGCCGTGGTGCTGATCGGCAGTGCCCCCACCGCGCTGGAGTGCCTGATCGATCTGACCTGCCCATCTCCTGCTCACGATCCGATGGCACCTGGGCAGGTGGCGCCTGCCCCGATGGCGCCTGGCTGCGTGGCACCGGCCCTGGTGATCGGCATGCCGGTGGGCTTCGTGGGGGTGCTTGAGAGCAAGCGCCGCCTGGCCCGCAGCGGTCTGGCCCAGATCCGCCTGGAGGGCAGCCGCGGTGGTGCCGGTCTGGTCGGCGCGGCTGCCAATGCCCTGCTGCGTCACGTCTGGCTGGCCGCGAACGCCTGA
- the holA gene encoding DNA polymerase III subunit delta: MPIHLYWGDDEAARQRAVEALVTELVDPAWASINLSRLDGNDSGQAARALEDARTPPFGSGARLVVLQRSPFTSQCPAELAAQMEACLELVPETCHLLLVSSNKPDARLRLTKALKAVARERSFTLPAAWDGAGQLDLVTRTAHELGLSLEPGAAEALCEAIGSDSARLASELEKLALYAGAAPGSSAATPTARPINVAAVQALIGSHATTSLAVGDALLAGRPADAIALVDNLLEVNEPALRIVAALTSQIRGWLWVSLLDKTGETDVATIAKAAGIGNPKRIYVMRKQLRGRGPGPLLKLLSQLLEVEAALKRGATPGDAFRDGFLLAGGIALDHAGR; encoded by the coding sequence ATGCCGATCCATCTCTACTGGGGCGACGATGAAGCCGCCCGCCAGCGGGCCGTGGAGGCCCTGGTGACTGAGCTGGTGGATCCGGCCTGGGCTTCGATCAACCTCAGCCGCCTCGATGGCAACGACTCCGGCCAGGCCGCCCGGGCCCTGGAAGACGCACGCACCCCGCCCTTCGGCAGCGGAGCGCGGCTGGTGGTGCTGCAGCGCAGCCCCTTCACCAGCCAGTGTCCGGCGGAGCTGGCGGCCCAGATGGAGGCCTGCCTGGAGCTGGTTCCCGAGACCTGCCACCTGCTGCTGGTGAGCAGCAACAAACCCGACGCCCGCCTGCGCCTCACCAAGGCCCTCAAGGCGGTGGCCCGGGAACGGAGCTTCACCCTGCCGGCCGCCTGGGACGGGGCCGGCCAGCTGGATCTGGTGACCCGCACGGCCCACGAACTCGGCCTGAGCCTGGAGCCGGGCGCCGCCGAGGCCCTGTGCGAGGCGATCGGCAGCGACAGCGCCCGGCTGGCCAGTGAGCTGGAAAAGCTGGCGCTCTATGCCGGTGCCGCCCCGGGATCCTCAGCGGCGACACCCACAGCCCGCCCAATCAACGTCGCCGCGGTGCAGGCCCTGATCGGCAGCCATGCCACCACCAGCCTGGCCGTGGGCGACGCCCTGCTGGCGGGGCGTCCCGCCGACGCCATCGCCCTGGTGGACAACCTGCTGGAGGTGAACGAACCCGCTCTGCGGATCGTGGCGGCACTGACCAGTCAGATCCGGGGCTGGCTGTGGGTGAGCCTGCTGGACAAAACGGGCGAGACCGACGTGGCGACCATCGCCAAGGCCGCCGGCATCGGCAACCCCAAGCGGATCTACGTGATGCGCAAACAGCTCCGCGGCCGCGGCCCGGGGCCGCTGCTGAAGCTGCTCAGCCAGCTGCTGGAGGTGGAGGCCGCCCTGAAGCGGGGCGCAACGCCGGGCGATGCCTTCCGCGACGGCTTCCTGCTCGCCGGGGGCATCGCCCTTGACCATGCGGGCCGATAA
- a CDS encoding aspartate kinase encodes MALLVQKFGGTSVADVERIRAVARRVAACREEGHDLVVVVSAMGHTTDELTSLARAISSDPPQREMDMLLSTGEQVSIALLSMALHAEGVPAVSMTGTQAGIITESSHGRARILEIRTERLQRLLADGQVVVVAGFQGTSSGRAGTPEITTLGRGGSDTSAVALAAALGAAACEIYTDVPGVLTTDPRKVADAQLMDTVTCDEMLELASLGAAVLHPRAVEIARNYGMPLVVRSSWSDAPGTRLTSGAPRSIGSEGLELGKPVDAAELQVDQAVLALAHVPDCPGVAAQLFEALGAAGLNVDLIVQATHEGASNDIAFTLHQSEMEAARAVCEQVLAAMGAGAALLSAEGGMAKLSIAGAGIMGRPGVAARLFDTLARDGINLRLIATSEVKVSCLVEGPQGSKALRSAAQAFELGEQQLRHDPPPCHLGDPAVRGVALDRDQAQVAVRQVPDRPGTAAAICRALADNGISLDAIVQSERTHGSPGHLSRDMSFILRKGDLVQAERALAQLLKQWPGTRFEEGPAIARVSAVGAGMPCTAGTAARMFRSLADAGINIELIATSEIRTSCVVAEADGVAALRVVHGAFGLGGGVQHRAEGSEAPA; translated from the coding sequence ATGGCCCTGCTCGTCCAGAAGTTCGGGGGCACCTCGGTGGCCGACGTGGAGCGGATCCGGGCCGTGGCCCGGCGGGTGGCAGCCTGCCGCGAGGAGGGCCACGACCTGGTGGTGGTGGTCTCGGCGATGGGCCACACCACCGACGAACTGACCAGCCTTGCCCGGGCCATCAGCAGCGATCCGCCCCAGCGCGAGATGGACATGCTGCTGTCCACAGGCGAACAGGTCTCGATCGCCCTGCTCTCGATGGCTCTGCACGCCGAAGGGGTGCCGGCCGTCTCCATGACCGGCACCCAGGCGGGGATCATCACCGAGTCCTCCCACGGGCGGGCCCGCATCCTCGAGATCCGCACCGAGCGGCTGCAGCGGCTGCTGGCCGATGGCCAGGTGGTGGTGGTGGCCGGCTTCCAGGGCACCAGCAGCGGCCGGGCCGGCACCCCCGAGATCACCACCCTGGGCCGGGGCGGCTCCGATACCTCGGCCGTGGCCCTGGCCGCCGCCCTCGGGGCCGCCGCCTGCGAGATCTACACCGATGTCCCCGGGGTGCTCACCACCGATCCCCGCAAGGTGGCCGACGCCCAGCTGATGGACACGGTCACCTGCGACGAGATGCTGGAGCTGGCCAGCCTCGGCGCGGCGGTGCTGCATCCGCGGGCGGTGGAGATCGCCCGCAACTACGGCATGCCCCTGGTGGTCCGCTCCAGCTGGAGCGACGCCCCCGGCACCCGCCTGACCAGCGGCGCCCCCCGGTCGATCGGCAGCGAAGGCCTGGAGCTGGGCAAGCCGGTGGACGCGGCGGAGCTGCAGGTCGATCAGGCCGTGCTGGCCCTGGCCCATGTGCCCGACTGCCCCGGCGTGGCCGCCCAGCTGTTCGAGGCGCTGGGGGCCGCGGGGCTGAACGTCGATCTGATCGTGCAGGCCACCCACGAGGGCGCCAGCAACGACATCGCCTTCACCCTGCACCAATCCGAGATGGAGGCGGCCCGCGCGGTCTGTGAGCAGGTGCTGGCGGCCATGGGAGCCGGGGCGGCCCTGCTCAGCGCCGAAGGCGGCATGGCCAAGCTCAGCATCGCCGGGGCCGGCATCATGGGTCGCCCCGGGGTGGCCGCCCGCCTGTTCGACACCCTCGCCCGCGACGGCATCAACCTGCGGCTGATCGCCACCAGCGAGGTGAAGGTGAGCTGCCTGGTGGAGGGTCCCCAGGGCAGCAAGGCGCTGCGGTCTGCGGCCCAGGCCTTTGAGCTGGGCGAGCAACAGCTGCGCCACGATCCGCCGCCCTGCCATCTGGGCGATCCGGCCGTCCGTGGCGTGGCCCTCGATCGCGATCAGGCCCAGGTGGCGGTGCGGCAGGTGCCGGACCGGCCCGGCACCGCCGCCGCGATCTGCCGCGCCTTGGCCGACAACGGCATCAGCCTCGACGCCATCGTGCAGTCGGAGCGCACCCACGGCAGCCCCGGCCACCTCAGCCGCGACATGAGCTTCATCCTCCGCAAGGGTGACCTGGTCCAGGCGGAACGGGCCCTGGCGCAGCTGCTGAAGCAATGGCCCGGCACCCGCTTCGAGGAAGGTCCGGCGATCGCCCGGGTGAGTGCGGTGGGTGCGGGCATGCCCTGCACCGCCGGCACCGCCGCCCGCATGTTCCGCAGCCTGGCCGATGCCGGCATCAACATCGAGCTGATCGCCACCAGCGAAATCCGCACCAGTTGCGTGGTGGCGGAGGCCGATGGCGTGGCGGCCCTGCGGGTGGTCCATGGCGCCTTCGGCCTGGGCGGCGGCGTGCAGCACCGGGCCGAAGGCAGTGAAGCCCCGGCCTGA